The proteins below are encoded in one region of Mycobacterium shinjukuense:
- a CDS encoding nitroreductase family deazaflavin-dependent oxidoreductase: MSRRGWAGVLLAVFAGGVAPIWLTLLLRIFRRNRDQLLRCGTFRTFLKGCNDMTRSISGTRRSSLGLLTHVGRRSGRSYQTSLGTNTFGDGFLVPLTYGASTDWYRNLVAAGVGTLTWKGRSYRVERPEVMSGSTPMRAWPMRSRIMLQLAGIHDFVWLHQSPVNERMPHRVSRV; encoded by the coding sequence ATGAGCAGGCGAGGATGGGCAGGCGTCCTACTCGCCGTCTTCGCCGGTGGTGTGGCGCCGATATGGTTGACGTTGTTGCTCAGGATCTTCCGACGAAACCGGGACCAGCTGCTCCGGTGTGGCACGTTTCGGACGTTCCTGAAGGGCTGCAACGACATGACCCGCAGCATCTCAGGGACCCGGCGGTCGTCGTTGGGGCTGCTCACCCACGTGGGGCGCCGCAGCGGGCGCAGCTACCAGACGTCGCTGGGCACGAACACCTTCGGTGACGGCTTCCTGGTGCCGTTGACGTACGGCGCGAGCACCGACTGGTACCGAAACCTGGTGGCCGCCGGAGTGGGCACGCTCACCTGGAAAGGTCGCAGCTATCGGGTAGAGCGGCCCGAGGTCATGTCCGGATCCACGCCGATGCGGGCGTGGCCGATGAGGTCGCGGATCATGTTGCAACTAGCCGGAATTCACGACTTCGTCTGGCTGCACCAAAGCCCGGTAAATGAGCGAATGCCGCACCGAGTGAGTCGGGTTTGA
- a CDS encoding cytochrome P450, with protein sequence MTATRFTSEVAVGGGRCPVAQGMPDRPTGPDMTVSAAWRDARIVRTYGPDVAKALAARAAAKARSRLVGSRGRKDVQLTDFDPFDPATAADPYPHYRELLAGERVQYNPKRDVYILSRYADVRQAARNHDALSSARGVTFSQGRLPFLPTSDPPAHTRMRKQLAPAMARRALEKWRPMVDQTARELIGALLTQTPADVVATVAAPMPMRTITNVLGVAASDEAAFCRLSNQAVRITDVNLSVSGLVSLLHGFTGFRRLRAFFAHRRDNGLLRECTVLGQLAAHAEHGRLSDDELFFFAVLLLVAGYETTANMISTLFLTLADYPDQLRLLAQRPDLIPSAVEEQLRFVSPIQNICRTTRVDYPVGKAVIPAGSLVLLAWGAANRDPRQYDNPDVFRADRNPTGHLAFGSGIHLCPGTQLARMEGQAVLREIVTNIDRITVVEPPAWTTNANLRGLTRLRVAVTPRATP encoded by the coding sequence ATGACGGCGACGCGGTTCACCTCCGAGGTTGCGGTGGGCGGGGGGCGATGCCCGGTTGCGCAGGGCATGCCGGACCGGCCGACCGGTCCGGACATGACCGTCTCGGCGGCATGGCGGGACGCGCGGATCGTGCGAACCTATGGCCCCGACGTCGCCAAGGCGCTCGCAGCCCGGGCCGCAGCCAAGGCCCGGTCCCGGCTGGTCGGTAGCCGCGGCCGAAAGGATGTGCAGCTCACCGACTTCGATCCGTTTGATCCCGCGACGGCCGCCGATCCTTACCCGCATTACCGCGAGCTTTTGGCCGGCGAGCGGGTGCAGTACAACCCCAAGCGGGACGTCTACATCCTGAGTCGATACGCCGATGTCCGCCAGGCCGCACGTAACCACGATGCGTTGTCCAGCGCCCGCGGCGTCACCTTTTCGCAGGGACGGCTGCCGTTCCTGCCCACGTCCGATCCACCGGCGCACACCCGGATGCGTAAGCAACTGGCTCCGGCGATGGCGCGTCGTGCCCTGGAGAAATGGCGCCCGATGGTCGACCAGACCGCCCGCGAGTTGATCGGCGCGCTGTTGACCCAGACGCCCGCGGACGTCGTCGCCACCGTGGCCGCACCGATGCCGATGCGCACCATCACCAACGTTCTGGGTGTGGCGGCATCGGACGAGGCGGCCTTCTGCCGCCTGTCCAATCAGGCGGTTCGGATCACCGACGTCAACCTGTCAGTGTCGGGGCTGGTTTCGCTGCTGCACGGCTTCACCGGATTTCGGCGATTGCGTGCGTTCTTCGCTCACCGGCGTGACAACGGGCTGCTTCGGGAGTGCACCGTTCTCGGCCAGCTTGCCGCGCATGCCGAGCATGGTCGGCTCAGCGACGACGAATTGTTCTTCTTTGCGGTGCTGCTGCTGGTTGCCGGCTATGAGACCACGGCGAACATGATCAGCACCCTGTTTCTCACCCTCGCCGACTATCCCGATCAGCTCAGGCTGCTTGCGCAGCGGCCAGATCTGATCCCGTCGGCGGTCGAGGAGCAATTGCGATTTGTATCGCCGATCCAAAACATCTGCCGCACAACGCGGGTCGATTATCCGGTCGGAAAGGCCGTCATTCCGGCGGGATCACTGGTGCTGCTGGCGTGGGGTGCGGCCAATCGTGACCCACGCCAGTACGACAACCCGGATGTGTTTCGTGCCGACCGCAACCCGACCGGACATCTCGCGTTCGGCTCGGGGATTCACCTGTGTCCCGGTACCCAGCTGGCGCGCATGGAGGGCCAAGCCGTGCTGCGCGAGATCGTCACCAACATCGACCGGATAACGGTGGTCGAGCCACCGGCCTGGACGACCAACGCCAACCTTCGCGGGCTGACCCGGCTACGGGTGGCCGTGACGCCCCGCGCAACCCCATGA
- a CDS encoding cytochrome P450 — protein sequence MGLKTGPTGIATRVNGAAPPKIPISDIDLGSLDFWELDDDIRDGAFATLRRQAPISFWPALELPGLAGGAGHWALTRYDDVFYASRHPDIFSSSPNITINDQTPEVSEYFGSMIVLDDPRHQRLRSIVSRAFTPKVVARIEASVRDRAHRLVAAMIANHPDGQADLVNELAGPLPLQIICDMMGIPEEDHQRIFHWTNVILGYGDPDLATDFDEFVQVSMDIGSYATALAEDRRVDHHDDLTSSLVEAEVDGERLSSSEIASFFILLVVAGNETTRNAISHGVLALSRYPEERHKWWSDFDRLAPTAVEEIVRWSSPVVYMRRTLTHDVALRGTTMAAGDKVSLWYCSANRDESRFADPWTFDVARNPNPHLGFGGGGAHFCLGANLARREIRVVFDELCREMPDIVAIEEPARLLSQFIHGIKRLPVAWTPPA from the coding sequence ATGGGCCTCAAGACCGGCCCCACGGGCATTGCCACTCGGGTGAACGGGGCCGCACCGCCGAAGATTCCGATCAGCGACATTGATCTGGGGTCGCTGGACTTCTGGGAACTCGACGACGACATTCGCGACGGCGCCTTCGCCACCTTGCGGCGCCAGGCGCCGATTTCGTTCTGGCCCGCGCTCGAGCTGCCGGGGCTCGCCGGGGGCGCGGGGCACTGGGCGCTCACCCGCTACGACGACGTCTTCTACGCCAGCCGTCATCCGGACATCTTCAGCTCCAGCCCCAACATCACGATCAACGACCAGACACCGGAGGTATCCGAGTATTTCGGCTCGATGATCGTGCTCGACGATCCGCGACACCAGCGGCTGCGCTCGATCGTCAGCAGGGCGTTCACGCCGAAGGTGGTGGCCCGCATCGAGGCCTCGGTGCGGGATCGGGCCCACCGGCTGGTCGCGGCGATGATCGCCAATCACCCCGACGGCCAAGCCGATCTGGTCAACGAGCTCGCCGGGCCGCTGCCGTTGCAGATCATCTGCGACATGATGGGCATTCCCGAGGAGGACCATCAGCGGATATTCCATTGGACCAACGTGATTCTCGGCTACGGGGATCCCGATCTGGCCACCGATTTCGACGAGTTCGTCCAGGTTTCGATGGACATCGGCAGCTACGCCACCGCGCTGGCGGAAGACCGCCGCGTCGATCACCACGACGATCTGACCAGCAGCCTGGTGGAGGCCGAGGTCGACGGCGAGCGGCTGTCGTCGTCGGAGATCGCGTCGTTTTTCATTCTGCTGGTGGTGGCCGGAAACGAGACGACCCGCAACGCGATCAGCCACGGCGTGCTCGCGCTGTCTCGCTACCCGGAGGAACGGCACAAGTGGTGGTCGGACTTCGACCGGCTGGCGCCCACCGCGGTCGAGGAGATCGTGCGGTGGTCCTCGCCGGTGGTCTACATGCGACGCACCCTGACCCACGACGTTGCGCTGCGCGGCACCACGATGGCGGCCGGCGACAAGGTCTCGCTGTGGTATTGCTCGGCCAACCGGGACGAGTCACGGTTCGCCGATCCGTGGACCTTCGACGTGGCCCGCAACCCCAATCCGCACCTCGGCTTCGGTGGCGGGGGCGCCCACTTCTGCCTGGGCGCCAACCTGGCCCGGCGCGAGATCAGGGTCGTGTTCGACGAGTTGTGCCGCGAAATGCCCGACATCGTCGCGATCGAGGAGCCCGCGCGGCTGCTGTCACAGTTCATTCACGGCATCAAGAGGCTGCCCGTCGCCTGGACTCCGCCGGCCTGA
- a CDS encoding MmpS family transport accessory protein yields MTRLSGPSILLAMGMGLAATCGVATADDLPRVRYEVSGTGIAEFISYQTATGQQRATNVPLPWSTEFTAFGGQVFVLSAQGPGTIACRILLDGNVVNDAKSTGLPGRAVCSH; encoded by the coding sequence ATGACGCGTCTTAGTGGGCCCTCGATCCTGTTGGCTATGGGTATGGGCCTCGCGGCCACGTGTGGTGTTGCAACCGCGGACGATCTCCCGCGGGTCCGCTACGAGGTGAGCGGCACCGGCATCGCCGAATTCATCTCGTACCAAACCGCCACCGGTCAGCAGCGAGCGACAAACGTGCCGCTGCCCTGGTCGACGGAGTTCACCGCGTTCGGTGGTCAGGTGTTCGTGCTCAGCGCGCAGGGGCCGGGCACCATAGCCTGCAGAATCCTGCTCGACGGCAACGTGGTGAATGACGCGAAGTCGACCGGACTTCCCGGAAGGGCCGTCTGCTCGCACTGA
- a CDS encoding Hsp70 family protein produces MAEGARPALGLSIGATNLAAVTADHAITRTPVLTLYRQRPPEVGVPSENPRLDEPGLVISDFVDRVGDPVGIVAADGSTHRSEALVADGLRALAYAATGGRALPDSVAVTHPAHWGSAAVDALGAALTRVSEWSQGAHRLSVIPDVAAALFAVRVDPGMPARGIVAVCDFGGSGTSITLVDAAGEYQPVAPTVRHHDFSGDVIDQSLLTYVMSHMPATGSFDPSSTPAIGSLTRLRIACRKAKEQLSSSTVTTLVDGLPGMLGEIRLTRNELEGTIRGSLDGVVAALERALGRSGIHAANLAAIVSVGGGANIPAVTTTLSGHFGVPVITTPRPQLTAAIGGALRAARGPEDTSATVLNPAASATAPALVPPVPESVPEPVSTGQPALAWSEADDDSRVLTVGTGAGGSRFTGARPQLMFDRDARAEPESAPPVMPWYRLPAVIVVGSAVAVLLVGAAVAIGLSSGDQPATRSPGVSTAPAPTSSVPASPAPASAVPGGRTPEPASPPPAPSSQQPPPPTQQAPAAPPQSTETPPPTTETTAPPSTTSTPPVTTTPPVTTTPPATTQPPATTQPPATTQPGTTQAPTLPSPPPIPPIPPIPDIPHIPGISLPGITQVPGIGLLTPRPAARGHWG; encoded by the coding sequence ATGGCAGAAGGAGCTCGGCCCGCGCTGGGTCTTTCGATCGGTGCCACCAACCTGGCGGCCGTGACTGCCGACCACGCCATCACCCGCACGCCCGTGCTGACGCTGTATCGGCAGCGCCCGCCCGAGGTCGGCGTACCGTCGGAGAACCCGCGGCTGGATGAGCCCGGCCTGGTGATCTCCGACTTCGTGGACCGGGTGGGGGATCCGGTCGGCATCGTGGCTGCCGACGGCTCGACGCACCGCAGCGAGGCCTTGGTCGCCGACGGGTTGCGGGCACTTGCCTATGCCGCCACCGGCGGCCGCGCCCTGCCCGACAGCGTCGCGGTGACCCATCCCGCCCACTGGGGGTCCGCCGCGGTGGACGCGCTGGGTGCGGCGTTGACCCGGGTGTCGGAGTGGTCGCAGGGGGCGCATCGGCTGTCCGTGATCCCGGATGTCGCCGCGGCGCTGTTTGCGGTGCGGGTCGACCCGGGCATGCCGGCACGCGGGATCGTCGCGGTGTGTGACTTCGGTGGCAGCGGCACAAGCATCACCCTGGTCGATGCCGCCGGCGAGTATCAGCCGGTGGCCCCTACCGTGCGCCATCACGACTTCTCCGGCGATGTGATCGACCAATCGCTGCTGACCTATGTGATGTCCCACATGCCCGCCACAGGTTCGTTCGACCCGTCCAGTACCCCGGCCATCGGCTCGCTGACCCGGCTGCGGATCGCGTGCCGAAAAGCTAAAGAGCAGCTGTCGTCGAGCACGGTGACGACCCTGGTCGACGGGCTGCCGGGGATGCTCGGGGAGATCCGGCTCACCAGAAACGAACTCGAGGGCACCATCCGCGGTTCCCTGGACGGGGTCGTCGCGGCCCTGGAACGAGCCTTGGGGCGCAGCGGAATCCACGCGGCGAATCTTGCGGCGATCGTTTCCGTCGGTGGTGGAGCCAACATCCCGGCGGTCACCACGACGCTGTCGGGACACTTCGGTGTTCCGGTGATCACCACGCCACGTCCGCAGCTGACGGCCGCGATCGGCGGCGCGTTACGGGCCGCGCGCGGGCCCGAAGACACCAGCGCGACCGTGCTGAACCCGGCGGCGTCGGCGACCGCGCCGGCGCTGGTGCCACCGGTGCCGGAATCGGTCCCAGAGCCGGTCTCGACCGGGCAGCCCGCGCTGGCGTGGTCTGAGGCCGATGATGACTCCCGCGTCTTGACGGTTGGCACCGGGGCCGGTGGTTCCCGGTTCACCGGCGCCCGTCCGCAGTTGATGTTCGACCGCGACGCCCGCGCGGAGCCGGAGTCCGCGCCCCCGGTGATGCCCTGGTATCGCCTGCCCGCGGTGATCGTCGTCGGCTCGGCGGTGGCGGTGCTGCTGGTGGGTGCCGCGGTGGCGATCGGGTTGAGCTCCGGCGACCAGCCAGCGACGCGGTCGCCGGGGGTGAGTACGGCCCCCGCACCGACGTCGTCCGTGCCGGCTTCACCCGCGCCCGCTTCGGCTGTGCCGGGTGGTCGAACCCCCGAGCCGGCGTCGCCGCCTCCGGCGCCAAGCAGCCAACAACCCCCACCGCCTACCCAGCAGGCACCCGCGGCACCACCCCAGTCGACCGAGACTCCGCCACCGACCACTGAAACCACGGCCCCGCCCTCGACGACGAGCACGCCGCCGGTGACGACAACGCCGCCGGTGACCACCACGCCACCAGCGACCACACAGCCGCCAGCGACCACACAGCCACCGGCGACCACACAGCCCGGAACGACACAGGCCCCGACGCTGCCCAGTCCGCCGCCGATTCCGCCGATCCCGCCGATTCCGGACATTCCGCACATCCCCGGAATTAGCCTTCCCGGGATCACCCAGGTGCCGGGGATCGGCCTCTTAACGCCGCGCCCGGCAGCGCGCGGTCACTGGGGGTAG